In the Myxosarcina sp. GI1 genome, GGCGGTCACTTTAGAGGTAGCCCCGAACAGCTAGCCGAAATAGTAAAAGGTCACGATAAGTTTGCCATAGTTCCCGATGCTGGTGATGTTATTAACACTCAGGTAATGCTCCGTTGGCGACGATTGGTAGAACATCTAGAACCGTTCGAGCTACCAATTTACTTTTTGTGGTGGGGACAAGTTAGCAAACGCGAACACCAGGATATTGATGAAATTGATTCGCAAACTTTTTCTCAAGCTGAATATTTAAACCCAGAACAATTTTTCGCTTTAGCCAAGAAAAAACAGTGGGTGAAAAAGCAATGGGACGGTTGGAAAACCTACAAAAAATTCACGCCACAGATAAAGATCGAGAAGCAATTTGTCGAATTTGGTTTACCTCAGAAAAATACTATTACCTTTATCAAGTCGGGATTGGGAACAGGTAAAACTACGCTGTTAATTAAGCTCTTAAAACAGCTAGAAGAGAAAGGAATTATTAGTTTAGGATATCGTAATACTTTATTACTACAATTTAATGAAAAAGCTAAAAAACTCGGCTTCTATCATCTGCAAAATGATAAAGACCTTGAAAGTTTTAATTTAGCCGATCCGACAATTAACGTATCTAACTGTGTCGATAGTTTGCCTTACTACAAACCAGAACAGTTTGACGGCAAAATAATAGTAATTGATGAGATTGTTTCGGTACTCAAGCATCTATTGTTTTCTAAAACTATTAGAGATTTTGAACGAGTAAAAGATTTGTTTACCGAAATGGTTAGACGCTGCGATCGCTTAATTTGTCTCGATGGGTTTGTGCAAGATTGGGCGGTTAAATTCTTTAAAGAACTATGTCCCCCCAAACAGATAGTCACCATCGAAAATATCTACCAGGGCGACAAAGCTCAAATCTATTTACTTCAAGGGACAATCGATCTTGACGAAAAGCTAAGAGCTAATGACAATACGCCTTGGCTAGAGAAACTTTTAAATAATAGCGTTTGCCCTGCTATTTGTAGCGACTCTCAGGCATTCTGTGAAGCGATCGAGAATTTATTAGTTAAACAAGGAAGACGCGGTATTAGAGTAGATTCTAAGACTGTTTCCGACAAGCAAGTTAAAGATTTTTTCAAAAATCCCGATCGCTGGATTAAAGAGAATAAACCAGAATACGTTATTTATTCGCCTAGTGCCGAATCGGGTTTAGATATTCCAACTAAGAGTTATTTTACCGAGCATTTTGCATTTTTCTTTGGGCGATTAGATATAGATAGCTGTATTCAGATGTTAGGGCGGATTCGCGATATTAACGTGCCTAAGTACGTTTGGTGTAAAAGGTTTATTCTGTCCGAAGAAGTCAAACGCCGTCCTTCTAATCTTGAGAGCATTCAAGCAGATAGAGCGCGATCGCTGATGGCGGAGTTGCACTTAGTAATTGAAGATGGAGTCAACCTTTCTAAAGAACAGATAATCTCTCAAATCCAAGAGATACATTCTTCTAACCTCGACCCCTACACGACCGCAGCCGATACCTGTACTGCAATTCGCAACCACGAATTTAGCAACTACCGAGAATGTCTGGAGCGACAGCTAACAGACAATGGTTATCCCGTCGAAGCTGTAACCTTAAAATCGTTAGATAACAGAAAAGCGATCGCACTTCAGGAAAAAGAGGCTAAAACCGAAGTCAAACAGCAAAACGCTAACGATATTTACACCGCCAGCGATCGCTATATCGGTCAAGAGCAAGTCAAACTTAACTTTGATAGTAGTTGGGAAACTCGCTGCGCGGTAACGAAAGCGATCTTAGTCTCACAGCTTCCCGATATCAATCGAGATCCCGTCTGGAGTCCTGAGTTTATCAAGCTGGTGAAGTACGATAAGCCAAACCTAATCAAGCAGACCGAGCTTTACTATCTGCTAGACAATCCCGACCTTGCCAAACAATTATCGCTTTTAAAATATAACAGCATATTTAATCGAGGTAAGATTGCCGCACCCTGGAAGCTCCGACAGAATTATCTCAAAGTCAAGGCACTAAGAGATGTCGGCATACACAATTTTTACCAGAAAGCGATCGCCGACCCCGACTTCACCTTTCAAGCTAACTCGCCAGAAGTAATAGCAATCATAAACAAATGCCGACGGCGCAAAAACAAAGATGTGTTGGGAATGCCTGGCAAAGACCCGATTAAGTTTGTTAATAGATTACTGCGCTCTGTTGGAATAAGTGTGCGATCGCGAAAAGTTAAGCAAGAGGGCAAGGTAGGTTCGATTTATTTTATCGACCGCGAACATCTTTTTACTCAGGAGAGGCTAGCCATTTTTAAAGCCATTAAGTTGAAGTACGCTCAGAAAATTCAGAGCAAAAAAGAGCCGCTTGAGTGGGTAGTAGGAGAGCAAAATTTCTCTCAAAATACTCAGTTTAAAAATCGCGGTCAAGAAATCGCTCAAACTACTGCTATACATAGTTTAGATGTGGTTGCAGATTACCATCAAAATTATATAAATAATAGTGCCATCTGCAACCTCTCAACCAGCGATCGAACATTAGCTAATTTACCTATCAACATGCACATTACAAACCAATTACAAACCACTTTGGATAGTCCCGAATCGATCGCCGATCTCACCTGGATGCTGTCGATGTTAGAGGATGCTAAAGCACTAGCCGAGCTTCAGACGATACCAGAGTTTACCAGCAAAAGGCTAAATCGTGCCGCTAAACAATTGTCGTTAAGTAAGCGGCGACAAATACAGAGATGGGCGATCGAGAATCAACAGCGTAAAGCGTCGGCATAACCAACAATTTTGGTTTGGTGGCAATTGCTACTGACACTAAGTTTGACGCGATCGCGTTTCAAAAAAATAATTACGGAGGTACTTATGGGCGAAGCGAAAAGAAGAAAGAAACTAGAGCCAAATTTCGGCAAAATCCCTAAAAAGGTTATGGAACTTGCTGATTTGATTCGACGTACTAAAGAAAAGGGAGCGTTTGTGTTTTTTTTTACTGAAGATGAAGAGATTGATTGCCAAGACAGGGGGTTTGTAAACGAAAATTTATTCTATGTTGGGTGTGAGCTTCATTACCTTAGAAAACCCGATAACTGTTGGTTTGTTTTAAGGCGACAGTTTAAAAATACAGATTTTTTAAGACAGCGTTTTATCATTGCTACGTCGGAAAGCTCCGATAATCTGTATTTTAGGAGGTTGAATTTGCCAACTTTAACCGAAGAATTAGCAACTTTTATGAAAAAACGGAAATGAAAAAACATTTACTTAAGTGGCAATCAGGCGATCGCCCGCTGTTTGGCAACAATGCCAATCTTAAAACCGCTTAATTTGCGCTTTGAGTAAATTGCTCAAAGCGGTGTGAGTAAAATGCTCAAAGCTATCTTATATATAAAAAGAACATTAATAAATAACTACTGAGGAGAAAAATTTTAAATTCAATTTTGGTAGCCAAGAGCAATTGGCGATTATTTTTATTGCTACTTAAAAATGTTCCGCAGCCGCGATCGCTAAAGCGGCTTTATTTTGCCCGTATTGGCTTTAGATTGCGATTGAGGGTAAAGGTAGCGTTAATTTGTTTTTCAGTTGCTTATGGCTCATTTTAGAGGGTATAGGTTGCCGCAGTAGATGTTTCTTTAGCTGCGATTTTTTTAGCTGGAGTAGTAAGGCGATCGCTTGTCAGTAACGATAAGCGATCGCGGCTATCCTCTCCCAAACGACAAACATAGTTGCTTTTAAAACACCAGTTTCGCTCTGCGGTAAGCCAACGGTCAAAAAACAAGCGGGACGAATCGGGACGGGTTAACAGGCAGCAATGTAAATTGCTGCCTGAAACTATTGAAAAATCATCATGGGAATAATTGAAATAGCAAAAAATCAAAAACTTTCGTCGGTATAGCGACAAACAAACTGAACAATCATGAAAAAAAAATCCAAGGTAGCCGACACGATCTCTCGCACTGCCAAGAGCATGGAATTGATCTTCGATGGCTCCTCGAAAGCCGAGGAAATAGCCGCCGAGTTAAAAGCGGGGTTGCAACAAATCAAGCAGAGCAACTTGCAAGACGTAGAGATGATGCTTTGGGCGCAGGCTCAACTACTTTCGGCTTTAGGGGAGCAGTTTACCACCAAAGGGTATGTCCTAATAATGGATGCGCGCATAATGCAGTGCGCCCCCGATTTAGCACCTAAGCTACTCGGTCTGGGCTTGCGATCGCTCGAACAATCTCGCAAAACGCTGAAGGTTCTAGCCGATATCAAGCACCCTAAACGTACTACTTTTGTCAAGAATCAATTAAATCAACTATCTTTAGGAGAATCAAAAAATGCCACGCTGGACGGAAAAATCGCGCCAAGCGCAGAGACAGAGGTGTTTGTGCCTGAACCCCTGGAGATATAGCACGGGTCCTAATACACCACAGGGTAAACAAGTATCGTCGCTTAATGCCGTAAAACATGGATTTAGATCGCGAGAATTTATTGAAGCCCGAAAGCGGTCGAGGCAAGAGCTTAAACAGTTAAAGCAAGCTTTAGATGAGTTGGAAACTATAAATCTAAACGAATTATTGTCACGCCCACCATTAAAGAATTAGAAACCAAGGAGCTACAAAATGGTTCGCCGCATCACCCTTGAAATTAACCTGGAAGGTGGAAACCGTACCGCAAGAGAAGTAAGAGCGATCGCCCGTCTGTGCTAACTGTCTCGGTAGCTAACAAAGCTTGGCTATCAATACGTTTTGCAGATCGTATTTCTTCAGCCTATTTACGCCTTGGATACCGTATTCTTGAGCTAAAGCGAGCAACTCTTTTTTAGTGGCAAATGGAATCGAGTTGAGGCGTTGGCGGCGATCGCAAGCTGCTTTGATTCCTTTAATTATTGGGCAGTAAAAGAAGAATACGGGCAGTAAATATAAAATAATAGTAAATATAGTGTTTTCCATAATCTGTAGCGGTAATCAAGTTAAATATTGTTATTAGAAAATAGTTGAATTAATTCCCAATCGAGGCGATCGCATTTAGCAAAAAAGCCGAGCATATCGCTCTCGCTGTCGGTTTGAGCGATAAATCCTGCGAGTTCATCGATCCCGCAATCCCAAAGATCGTCGGTAGCGTTAAATTCTTGGGGATAGCCGAGAGTTTGAATGGTTTGTAAATAAATAGCGAACATGAGAAAAACCTCCTGAAAAGAGTAGCGGTTGTGCGTGGCGGGTTAAAAACCCTGTCGCATCTCGTTGATGTTCGATTGCTCTCGTCATCAAATACTACAGGCTTCACTTCGAGCGTACTGTCGTATCTCCCTCCTCATCCCGTTAGGGGTAGAGCTTCCAGGTTGCGCTGGGGCGATGGCTGGAGAGCTTGCCAACGCTTTAAGAGGCAAACCCCATCGGCTATATACAATATAACTTTTGTTACGGTAACTAGCAGGTATTTTACGAAAATTTTATTGAGCTTTACGCTTTCTTAATCTGTAACGCCGTTGGCGGATACGATCACCTGTCTTTTTGTCGGGATATTTTTTAGGTCTACCACCTTTAGATTTTGCAAGCTTCTGATACTCTATTTTTAAAGGATTGTCATCGGGTAATTTATTAAATTTTTCGCTTAAGCTCTGCCTGGTAATGTTTTGCGATCGCGCTGCTGCGGCTACGCTGCCATAATGCTCGATTAATAAAAGCCAATCTTTTAAAGAAATAGTCATAACGTCAACCGTAAGGCATGTAACGATAGTTTAATCTGGCTCTAGTAGTTCGACAAGCTAAAAGGTGCAAACGCCAGAATAGTACATAATTATTAGTTGCGATTGCAGATATGAAAGTTGGCTCGCTTCCCCCAAATTCTGTATACTCTCTCGAAAACGCGATCGCCAATCTTATCTGTCCTTTGGGCGATCGCCGTCGTAGATTTAAGCCAGAACGGGAATTAGTTTTTAGGTGTCAGTTGCCGTCTAATTATTTTTGTCAATCCAAGTATCGATGTAAACATCATCTTTAATGGATTTTCTGATGCCATAGCAGTCTTTACCTTTTTTGTTGGTATTACTTACTCTTTTCCTAAAAGCTTCTTTAGGCAACGGAACTTGAGGTTGTTTTGTTTGCGAATCTTTTATCGTCAATCCTCGTGCTACGGCTCTTTTTATTGCCTCTCCGCTAAATATTTCTTCAGCTTTATCAGCAGCGATCGCAAAATTATATTTACCATAAAGCATTTTATCTTCAAAATCGGGCTTATTTTGCGCTCTATCGGCTTTTATACTTTGCAAGATAGATTCATCGTTTAATTGTGTTTCAGTGGCTTGTGGCTCTATTTCGGAGGGGTTAGTTTCTAAAGATTTGTTCTCAGGCATGATTGTGCTGGGCAAAGCGGTAGTGTCGTTCGTTTTACCCTTAGTTACGTTACTATCACTTTCTGTATTATCGGTTTGTGTCTGAGAGTTTTTTCCTGGTGCGATCGCTGCTGACTCTGTGTTGTCATTATTGATATTGGTTAGCGATGTTTGTTGTTCTTGCCTAGTCGCTTCTAGGCTAGCGACTTTGACGCGATCGCTTTAATAAAATCATCATCGTTCAACAAATTGTTAAACCGCTCGTTAAACTTATGTTCGACAATTTGTTCTACATCTTGTGGTTTAAAAGATTCGGTGTTGTCATTTCCCAATCCCTTATTAATTAACTCGATTAAAGTAGCGGTAATATCAAACTCTTGACTTTCACTGTTTTCTTTTGGGAACTTATCTCGTCCATACCAAGATATTTTCTCCCATAGCTCCTGAGAAATTCTTAATCCTACTGCTTTCGGTTTCATTGTTTAACAAACGTAAAAACTAGGTATAACAACATTGTAAAACAATTTGTTTAATTTCTGTTATACAAAAGTTATTTTGTTAAACGTTTGTTTGTCATTTGTTAAACAACATTTTATAATACAAATATAGACAAGCAAAAAGGCGGTTCCACCGACCAAAGCAGTACCGCCTTATTGCGTCATTAAAGACGAGGAAATTCTAACATGAAGTTAATTCAAGCTACAGATACCAAAACAGCCGAACTTAAAGCGATTATCACTACAACTAACTGCGGCAGTTGTCCTTACGCTATACCTACCAGGATCTCTCAAGTTTTTTACGAATGCTCGTTGTTTGGGGGATTAGTGAAAGCAGAATATCCTCCCTGTGGCGCAATACAGCACAGTCAGAATTAATTACTAAAGCAGTGTCAGGAGCGATCGCGCTACTCAATGTAAATTTAACCTCTAACAATTAAAGCGATCGCGCTTGGTACGGGCGCTCGCCAAGAACAGATAACTCAAAACCTCGCTGCGCGCACGGACGCTTTAGGCAATTTATCCGCCAGATACGACTGTATTTTGATGAAGTAAATCGGAATTATTGAGGCTTTAAATAAGACTTGAGTTCTCCTTCAAACTCAAACCATTCTCCTCTTATACTCAGCTCTTTAAATTTAAGGTGTAGTTGCTGCTCTAGCTCGATTGCACTAGATTGATTGGGACATTCAATATAAGCCAGAGGAGTGATGAGATAGGGATTGCCAATCTGTAAGCTAACTAATCTTTTAGCTAAATCTCTAGCTATACCGATTTTTACGGCGTTGGCTTGTTGGCAATACATAAAATAAACGTTATAGGCAGCATGATGACCATGACGGTTATTTGTTCTAGCACCATCTAATCTATACCATGCCCGATTTGTCTTTACTTTAGCGTCACTACTAGCCCAGTGTTTAACAAAGTAAAGAATGGCTTTTAGAGTAGTATCCTGAATAGCAAGCAGTTCGAATTCTACCCCGTGACTATACACTGTAAAACGTTTAGTTTTACGGCATAAAACGCTTTCGTAAGATTCCTTTCCCTTGGCTTCTGGAGGTGACTGTATGCCACAGTGAACTGCAAAGGCTTCTGTTACCATTACTTCAGTACACCAACTAGGTTTATCGGGGTATTTAGGTGTAACAAATACTTTAAATTGAACGTCTTTATCTAGTTTGAGTTTTTCAGCTAGCTTGATTGAAGCGTAATACTTAGAACTAATTCGGTTTGAGTTGTCTACATACTGTAGCTTTAAGTCTTCTTGCATTGAAGTCAATTTTAAACTAAATTTTATTTGTTGCTTTTAGATGCAACGACCCAAAATTATTGCCCTGATTAAGACTAGATTATTTGAAACACCATTTAATTTAGCTAAAAAGAAAACAAGTTAGCGCGCTTGTTTGCTAACTTGCCTCAGATCTCTGCTACACCTCAACTTAGGTGTACTTTTTCAACCTAACAAAAATCCTCAAACTTTTAAGTTATGTAGCTGCGGTTAAAAACTGCTAAACGTTTGCAGCGAATAAAGGATTCATGACTGAAGCGAGCGCTGCAAGGTTTAGCTAACAGATTTTACAGTACATTACTTTACATTTCAATACAATTAAACTCAATTTACTTTTGTTTGTAGTCGAAATCAATGCTAAAAATGTCGGTGTAATTAACTTTTGTACTTTTAACTTCAATACATTACTTTACAACATGAGCAATACGTTAATAGCAATATCAGGAGACAAAGGAGGGGTAGGAAAGAGTTCACTTACAGCGTTGCTGTCAGAGTGGATGCTCTACTGTGGAAGGCAAATAAAAGTGGTTGATGCAGATCCCAATCAGACTACTCAAACCTGGATAGACAAATGTTCGGAGATGGGAAGACAAATTAGCAGCAGCCAAGCAAATATAACCATTGTCGATACGGCAGGGACGAGCGGATCTAGCTTAATTAAATACATCAGGAATGCCGATCTAATTATCGTTCCATTCAAGCCACATATAGCGGACTTAGAAGTAGTGATTGGTTGGTTTTTGTCCGTCAAGGCGACTCTTCAGGAGAAAGTAGCGTTTGTCCCCAACATGCTATCTAAAACTAAGGAACAAGCAGCAGGAGTGGAAGAAGCTCGAAAAATTGTAGCCGAAGAAGGGAACGGAATAATTTTGCCTGGTTTGGTCGAGCGAAAGGCAGTTTATCCTCCGTTACTTAACGGCAGTGCAACTAACTTTTTTGAAGGAAAGTTAGATCGCAATACTAGACAGGAAACAAAATTATTGTTAACTGAAATTGATAAAATTTTGGGCTTAAAGTAATGGATATAAAAGCTAAAGAGAAACAGAAATCAACCCGAAGTCAAAAAGTAGTAGAACAACCGCCAAACGAAAAAACAAAATCTTACTCTTACCCTATTACTATTCAATGCAATACACTTCTATACACTACAATGCAAAACAAGGTCGAAGCTATGCACGCAACAAGCGATTTTACTTATACTTCTGTAACCGATCTTATCCGAGCGGCAATAAAAGCTTATAAAGAGGGTATGGAGCTAACAGAATTGGAACAAAAAGGTAAAAAGAAGCAGACATCAATTCGCTTGGAAGAAAATACCTATAACTTTTATAAAGAGCTGCCCGATCAAATGAAGACTAAAATTATCGAAAGAGCTATTAGAACTTTTCTGAAGGAAAGAATTTAATCAAATGTCATTAAATAAAAAAAGTGTTAGAGGCATTGTTAACCAAGCTAGAGAAATTAATTGACGAAGAAGATTGATTTTTTAGTTATCGCGATCGCTGTAATGAACAGCGATCGCGACTCTCACCAGACAGACATAATATACAATCCTAAGCAGTTAGGTTTAAAATATAGTAATGGCTACTGTACTGAGGATTGATGGGTATGTTGTGAGGATCTGGTCAAACGATCATCTACCTCGTCATGTTCATGTATTTAAAGGTGACGGTGAATGCGTTATCAATCTTGTTGGTGCAGGTGGGCTACCCGAACTACGTGAGTTTTATAACCTGAAGCGAAAGGAAGTAGCTAAAGCAATAAGAATAGTAGCCGACAACCAACAGACGCTAATCGAAGCGTGGAATCAAATACACGGAGCATAGAGACAATGGCACAGTTAAGCGACCAGCAGATAGAGGCTCAGATCGACGCAGCGATCGCCCGAAGCGCAGAAATTGATGCAGTAGAACCGAGAGCTAATAGGGTAATATTCGACGATGGTAAGATTATTATTTACTTCAATAATGGTGCTACCTTCTCTTTTTTAATTGAATCGGTAGAAGCGATCGCTGCACTGCCAGCAGAAACATTAGCTACCGTCGAATTAACACCATCGGGTAAAGGATTGCGATGGGATGAGCCAGACATCGATTTAAGTATTCAGGGATTGTTGTTAGGCATATTTGGTAGCAACGTCTGGATGCAACAGATAGCAGCCAAAGGCGGTCAGTCTACATCGGAAAAGAAACGGGCAGCATCGAGAGCTAATGGTAAAAAAGGCGGTAGACCGAGAAAAGTTTCTTCAAAGTAGTCGCATCGGTGGTAAGTCTGAAGGTGCGAATTGAGTTAGTATCAAGTAGCTTCTCTAAAAGGCATGAGCATTCGCGATTCAATTTCCGACCAAGTTTTACTAGAGACTTTTACGGCTGCCTTTTTACATTCCACCATTAATAGATTGGCATAAAAATAATTATTTAATGTTTCTAATTCTTGCTTGGATAGATCGACCATTTCTGGTTTGAAATGGAAAGCATCGAGCCAGGTATTAACGCTTTGTTGGGCAAAAGTTCGTTGGACTTTTGTTCCTTCTTTCCTGTCGGGTATTTGCTTTTGGAGTTTTTCTAATAAATCTATTAGCTCTTCATAGTTAACATCATAAATTTGATATTCATTTGACCAATTAGTGTAGTCAAGAAAACAATTGATCTTCTTTAAAACCCTCATGAGCGATTTCTGCCAGCATCACCTTTTCT is a window encoding:
- a CDS encoding plasmid replication protein, CyRepA1 family codes for the protein GGHFRGSPEQLAEIVKGHDKFAIVPDAGDVINTQVMLRWRRLVEHLEPFELPIYFLWWGQVSKREHQDIDEIDSQTFSQAEYLNPEQFFALAKKKQWVKKQWDGWKTYKKFTPQIKIEKQFVEFGLPQKNTITFIKSGLGTGKTTLLIKLLKQLEEKGIISLGYRNTLLLQFNEKAKKLGFYHLQNDKDLESFNLADPTINVSNCVDSLPYYKPEQFDGKIIVIDEIVSVLKHLLFSKTIRDFERVKDLFTEMVRRCDRLICLDGFVQDWAVKFFKELCPPKQIVTIENIYQGDKAQIYLLQGTIDLDEKLRANDNTPWLEKLLNNSVCPAICSDSQAFCEAIENLLVKQGRRGIRVDSKTVSDKQVKDFFKNPDRWIKENKPEYVIYSPSAESGLDIPTKSYFTEHFAFFFGRLDIDSCIQMLGRIRDINVPKYVWCKRFILSEEVKRRPSNLESIQADRARSLMAELHLVIEDGVNLSKEQIISQIQEIHSSNLDPYTTAADTCTAIRNHEFSNYRECLERQLTDNGYPVEAVTLKSLDNRKAIALQEKEAKTEVKQQNANDIYTASDRYIGQEQVKLNFDSSWETRCAVTKAILVSQLPDINRDPVWSPEFIKLVKYDKPNLIKQTELYYLLDNPDLAKQLSLLKYNSIFNRGKIAAPWKLRQNYLKVKALRDVGIHNFYQKAIADPDFTFQANSPEVIAIINKCRRRKNKDVLGMPGKDPIKFVNRLLRSVGISVRSRKVKQEGKVGSIYFIDREHLFTQERLAIFKAIKLKYAQKIQSKKEPLEWVVGEQNFSQNTQFKNRGQEIAQTTAIHSLDVVADYHQNYINNSAICNLSTSDRTLANLPINMHITNQLQTTLDSPESIADLTWMLSMLEDAKALAELQTIPEFTSKRLNRAAKQLSLSKRRQIQRWAIENQQRKASA
- a CDS encoding Rho termination factor N-terminal domain-containing protein — protein: MENTIFTIILYLLPVFFFYCPIIKGIKAACDRRQRLNSIPFATKKELLALAQEYGIQGVNRLKKYDLQNVLIAKLC
- a CDS encoding GIY-YIG nuclease family protein; amino-acid sequence: MQEDLKLQYVDNSNRISSKYYASIKLAEKLKLDKDVQFKVFVTPKYPDKPSWCTEVMVTEAFAVHCGIQSPPEAKGKESYESVLCRKTKRFTVYSHGVEFELLAIQDTTLKAILYFVKHWASSDAKVKTNRAWYRLDGARTNNRHGHHAAYNVYFMYCQQANAVKIGIARDLAKRLVSLQIGNPYLITPLAYIECPNQSSAIELEQQLHLKFKELSIRGEWFEFEGELKSYLKPQ
- a CDS encoding ParA family protein encodes the protein MSNTLIAISGDKGGVGKSSLTALLSEWMLYCGRQIKVVDADPNQTTQTWIDKCSEMGRQISSSQANITIVDTAGTSGSSLIKYIRNADLIIVPFKPHIADLEVVIGWFLSVKATLQEKVAFVPNMLSKTKEQAAGVEEARKIVAEEGNGIILPGLVERKAVYPPLLNGSATNFFEGKLDRNTRQETKLLLTEIDKILGLK
- a CDS encoding DUF4160 domain-containing protein — translated: MRIWSNDHLPRHVHVFKGDGECVINLVGAGGLPELREFYNLKRKEVAKAIRIVADNQQTLIEAWNQIHGA
- a CDS encoding DUF2442 domain-containing protein; protein product: MAQLSDQQIEAQIDAAIARSAEIDAVEPRANRVIFDDGKIIIYFNNGATFSFLIESVEAIAALPAETLATVELTPSGKGLRWDEPDIDLSIQGLLLGIFGSNVWMQQIAAKGGQSTSEKKRAASRANGKKGGRPRKVSSK